The DNA segment AATATGCACGTCGATGACGTTGGTCTGCGGATCGAAATGATAATCCCAGACGTTCTCGAGCAGCATGGTGCGCGTCACCACCTGGCCGGCATGCTTCATCAGATATTCGAGCAGGCGGAACTCGCGCGGTTGCAGCGTCAATTCCTCCTTGCCGCGCATCACGCGGTGCGACAGGCGGTCGAGTTCCAGATCGCCAACGCGATAGGTGGTGTCTTCCGCAGGTCCGCCGCGGCGGCGCGACAGTACCTCGATCCGCGCCAGCAATTCCGCAAACGAATAGGGCTTTGGCAGATAGTCGTCGCCGCCGGCCTTCAAACCCTTGATGCGGTCGTCGACCTGTCCGAGCGCCGAGAGAATCAGGACGGGCGTGCGGTTGCCCTTCTCGCGCAGCGCGCCGATCAGCGACAGGCCGTCGCGTTTGGGGAGCATGCGATCGACCACGAGCACGTCGTAATCGCCGCCTTCGGCCAGCGCCAGCCCTTCCTCGCCGTCGCCTGCGAGAT comes from the Bradyrhizobium erythrophlei genome and includes:
- a CDS encoding response regulator transcription factor, whose protein sequence is MRLLIIEDDRESADYLVKAFREVGYVADLAGDGEEGLALAEGGDYDVLVVDRMLPKRDGLSLIGALREKGNRTPVLILSALGQVDDRIKGLKAGGDDYLPKPYSFAELLARIEVLSRRRGGPAEDTTYRVGDLELDRLSHRVMRGKEELTLQPREFRLLEYLMKHAGQVVTRTMLLENVWDYHFDPQTNVIDVHISRLRSKIDKGFERPLLHTIRGAGYMIRDGLR